From Silurus meridionalis isolate SWU-2019-XX chromosome 14, ASM1480568v1, whole genome shotgun sequence, a single genomic window includes:
- the LOC124397195 gene encoding integumentary mucin A.1-like, with protein sequence MKLLSLRICLLALVAFSSSQESDTTTEMPETTTVMPETTTEMPETTTVMSETTTEMPDTTTVMPETTTVMPDTTTDTPETTIMLENNPTTLIPDSDTTTVMLEVDTSLISENITTLMPENETTSMMLEIETTTVMLENGTTTMMPFSTTTALASTTTMVQSATTAMSSTTIKPSTTTTKPPTTTTSMPSTTTTTKPSTTTTKPSTTTTTMPPTTSTMPSTTTTSETTMVTQISTTTKTHSVFFSNASPTYTSTNTTVPHNSSPGVKAVLIMCVIPLLFDLL encoded by the exons ATGAAGTTACTAAGTTTGAGAATTTGTCTCTTGGCCCTAGTGGCTTTTTCATCATCACAG GAGTCAGACACCACCACAGAGATGCCCGAGACCACCACAGTGATGCCTGAGACCACCACAGAGATGCCTGAGACCACCACAGTGATGTCTGAGACCACCACAGAGATGCCTGACACCACCACAGTAATGCCTGAGACCACCACAGTGATGCCTGACACCACCACAGACACACCTGAGACCACTATTATGCTTGAGAACAACCCTACCACACTGATACCAGATAGTGACACCACCACTGTAATGCTGGAGGTTGACACCAGCCTGATATCAGAGAACATCACTACTTTGATGCCAGAGAATGAAACCACCTCCATGATGTTGGAGATTGAAACCACCACTGTGATGCTAGAGAATGGGACCACCACGATGATGCCATTTTCCACCACCACTGCACTGGCATCTACCACCACCATGGTACAATCTGCCACCACTGCCATGTCATCTACCACCATAAAGCCATCCACAACCACCACAAAGCCACCCACAACCACCACTTCCATGCCatctaccaccactaccacaaaGCCATCCACAACCACCACAAAGCCATCCACAACCACCACTACCATGCCACCTACCACCTCTACCATGCCATCTACTACCACAACATCTGAAACTACCATGGTGACCCAAATTAGCACCACCACCAAAACGCACTCTGTTTTTTTCAGCAATGCATCACCCACATACACCAGCACCAACACAACCGTCCCTCACAACAGCAGCCCAGGTGTGAAAGCTGTGCTAATAATGTGTGTTATACCTCTTCTGTTTGATCTTCTGTGA